A stretch of Prunus dulcis chromosome 6, ALMONDv2, whole genome shotgun sequence DNA encodes these proteins:
- the LOC117630721 gene encoding uncharacterized protein LOC117630721: MTCRNDRLPASSGAPASPATPSGNSVIPYDSVSSCGSLSNISAGFNSGKPHNRNENWQMIMVGSFEIYYKISALASGIRLRQLVPMSASGPSDKGISNSAYIHFNKRKYQMDSISKLVNMEDAAASSSSENVTKFPHESPMSDCRSEMEKYCLPTEFGNKRKHFSAVKPHSEPRNMKYGCASKNSDCSKGFRYNEPFDICLSGSRSYELKASYARNMENQNEEDHMVEFTNPEALNSTNLILRPGMVLLKHYVTHTEQVEIVKKCRQLGLGPGGFYQPGYKDGAKLRLQMMCLGHDWDPETGKYGSRRTIDGTQPPGIPHEFSLLVKRAIEEAHAHIKEELRVSSVEEILPSISPDICIANFYTTSGRLGLHQDRDESKKSLREGLPVVSISIGDSADFLYGDQRDIGKAESVVLESGDVLIFGGRSRHIFHGVTSIIPDSAPMNLLEETKLRPGRLNLTFRQY; encoded by the exons ATGACTTGTAGAAATGACAGGCTTCCTGCGAGCTCTGGAGCACCAGCATCACCCGCCACCCCCAGTGGCAATTCTGTAATTCCTTACGATTCC GTGTCAAGCTGTGGGTCTTTGTCCAATATTTCTGCTGGTTTTAACAGTGGAAAGCCCCATAACAGAAACGAAAATTGGCAGATGATAATGGTCGGAAGTTTTGAGATTTATTACAAGATTTCTGCTTTGGCATCTGGTATTAGATTAAGGCAACTCGTTCCCATGTCTGCATCAGGTCCTTCTGATAAGGGAATATCAAATAGTGCTTATATTCATTTCAATAAAAGGAAATATCAAATGGATTCAATATCAAAGCTAGTTAATATGGAGGATGCAGCTGCAAGTTCAAGTTCTGAGAATGTTACTAAGTTTCCACATGAGAGCCCTATGTCTGATTGCCGAAGCGAGATGGAGAAATATTGTTTGCCTACAGAGTTTGggaataaaagaaagcattTCAGTGCAGTAAAGCCTCATTCTGAAccaagaaatatgaaatatgGATGTGCTTCCAAGAATTCAGATTGTTCCAAGGGTTTTCGTTATAATGAACCTTTCGATATATGCTTGTCTGGAAGCAGAAGTTATGAACTTAAAGCTTCTTATGCAAGAAATATGGAAAACCAGAATGAAGAAGATCACATGGTTGAATTTACAAATCCAGAAGCACTGAATTCCACCAATCTAATACTGAGGCCGGGGATGGTATTATTAAAACATTATGTCACCCACACTGAACAG GTTGAAATTGTGAAGAAGTGCAGGCAGCTTGGTCTAGGTCCTGGGGGCTTTTATCAGCCTGGTTACAAAGATGGAGCAAAACTTCGTCTGCAGATGATGTGCCTTGGCCACGACTGGGATCCTGAGACTGGGAAATATGGCTCTAGACGAACAATCGATGGTACTCAGCCTCCTGGTATTCCTCATGAATTTAGTTTGTTGGTTAAAAGAGCAATTGAAGAGGCGCATGCCCATATTAAAGAGGAACTCAGAGTTAGCAGTGTGGAAGAGATACTCCCTTCAATTTCTCCTGATATATGCATTGCCAACTTTTATACAACCAGTGGACGACTTGGCCTCCATCAG gaTCGCGACGAAAGCAAAAAGTCTCTCAGAGAAGGATTACCTGTGGTCTCCATTTCTATAGGTGATTCAGCAGACTTCCTCTATGGGGATCAGAGAGACATTGGAAAGGCAGAGAGCGTTGTTCTGGAATCAGGAGATGTGTTGATATTCGGAGGTCGTTCCAGACATATATTTCATGGTGTGACATCCATCATACCAGACTCAGCTCCAATGAATTTGTTGGAAGAAACTAAGCTTCGTCCTGGCCGTCTTAACCTTACCTTCAGACAGTATTAG
- the LOC117632300 gene encoding G-type lectin S-receptor-like serine/threonine-protein kinase SD2-5, translating into MQLYLFISLSLFFTYGHSKTDISLGYQLTVAVPIEYSLGFIGRAFLMETNEITPTFKTALSVEAVNDKYSCSLEVFLGDVKVWNSGHYSKFYTSNICVLQLTQDGDLKLKGPKDRVGWRTGTSGQGVQRLEILRTGNLVLLDGLGNIKWQSFNFPTDVMLWGQRLSVASRLISFPTNSTSYYSLEIEQSRIALYLNSGKWNYSYWEFKPTKNRNIAYVQLGRKGLELFNDKLKKIAQIHPSDHQTVQFGQPLRFLALGNRTGNLKLYFYSPSIAKFDVAFQALNTTCDLPLACKPYGICTLSSACSCIQVLIAENETSRSGNSDCSQGISGGFCGNGKTKAEMLELKGVGSVLRGAPKIVNVSKEACANLCLEDCNCTSALYSTAKGGMEVEECFLYGMVIGVKQVERGSGLSYMVKVGKGAHGGHGKSNLKRWVLVLVGVVDGLIILLVFGGLGYYLIKKRRKQTLPNGHNN; encoded by the exons ATGCAGCTCTATTtgttcatttctctctctcttttcttcacTTATGGCCATTCCAAAACAGATATCTCCCTTGGGTACCAGCTCACTGTGGCAGTGCCTATTGAATACAGTTTGGGATTCATTGGGAGAGCTTTTTTGATGGAGACAAATGAAATCACACCAACTTTTAAAACTGCATTGAGTGTTGAAGCTGTGAATGACAAATACTCATGCTCCTTAGAAGTCTTTCTTGGAGATGTCAAGGTTTGGAACTCTGGTCATTACTCAAAGTTTTATACTTCAAATATATGCGTCCTTCAACTCACCCAAGATGGAGATTTGAAGTTGAAGGGTCCAAAAGACAGAGTTGGATGGAGAACTGGGACTTCTGGACAAGGTGTGCAG AGGTTAGAGATATTAAGGACAGGAAATTTAGTTCTGCTAGATGGGTTGGGCAATATCAAGTGGCAGAGTTTTAATTTTCCAACTGATGTAATGCTTTGGGGTCAGAGACTAAGTGTGGCTTCTAGGTTGATTTCATTTCCAACCAACTCCACTTCATACTACTCACTTGAAATTGAACAGAGCAGGATTGCTCTCTACTTGAATTCTGGTAAGTGGAACTATTCCTATTGGGAATTTAAGCCTACCAAGAACAGAAACATCGCTTATGTTCAACTGGGTCGCAAGGGTTTAGAGTTATTCAATGACAAACTAAAGAAAATTGCGCAGATTCATCCATCTGATCATCAAACAGTTCAGTTTGGTCAGCCCCTGAGGTTCTTAGCATTGGGGAACAGAACAGGAAATTTGAAGCTATATTTTTACTCACCCAGCATTGCTAAATTTGATGTTGCTTTTCAAGCACTCAACACCACATGTGATCTTCCATTGGCTTGTAAGCCTTATGGGATTTGCACCTTGTCCAGTGCTTGTTCATGCATTCAAGTTTTGATAGCTGAAAATGAGACCAGTAGAAGTGGTAATTCTGATTGCAGTCAAGGAATTTCAGGTGGGTTTTGTGGCAATGGCAAGACTAAAGCAGAGATGCTTGAATTAAAGGGTGTTGGTAGTGTTTTGAGGGGTGCTCCTAAAATAGTTAATGTGAGCAAAGAAGCATGTGCTAATTTGTGCTTAGAAGACTGTAATTGTACATCTGCATTGTATTCAACTGCAAAAGGAGGCATGGAAGTAGAAGAGTGCTTTCTTTATGGAATGGTAATTGGGGTTAAACAGGTTGAAAGGGGAAGTGGATTGAGCTACATGGTTAAGGTTGGAAAAGGAGCTCATGGGGGCCATGGAAAGTCCAATTTGAAAAGGTGGGTTTTGGTCCTAGTGGGAGTGGTTGATGGGTTGATTATTCTTCTGGTTTTTGGAGGCCTTGGCTACTACTTGataaagaagagaagaaaacagacATTGCCTAATGGCCATAACAATTGA
- the LOC117631933 gene encoding uncharacterized protein LOC117631933 isoform X2, with protein MSSGDRKKAVLYHQLQQLRAATNSNALNKASIIVDASNYIKELKQKVDTLRQGVGTSTTPNPSPAVTVETLERGFLINVLSDKNSPGLLVSILEAFEELGLDVLDARVSCSDTFQLEAVGGENQGQADSIDAHVVKQAVLQAIQNWSQSSEQD; from the exons ATGAGTTCCGGAGACCGAAAGAAAGCAGTTCTTTATCATCAATTGCAACAACTTCGGGCTGCCACCAATTCCAATGCG CTGAACAAAGCTTCAATTATTGTTGATGCATCCAATTATATCAAGGAGTTGAAGCAAAAAGTGGACACACTCAGGCAAGGCGTTGGAACTTCGACTACCCCAAATCCATCACCAGCG GTTACAGTGGAAACCTTAGAAAGGGGTTTCCTTATTAATGTGTTGTCGGACAAGAACTCCCCTGGTTTGCTCGTCTCTATTCTCGAAGCCTTTGAGGAGCTGGGCCTCGATGTTCTTGATGCTAGGGTTTCTTGTTCAGACACCTTCCAACTAGAAGCAGTCGGAGGAGAA AACCAGGGGCAAGCGGATAGTATAGATGCTCACGTGGTGAAACAAGCAGTCTTGCAAGCTATTCAGAACTGGAGCCAAAGCAGTGAGCAAGATTGA
- the LOC117631933 gene encoding uncharacterized protein LOC117631933 isoform X1 has product MSSGDRKKAVLYHQLQQLRAATNSNALNKASIIVDASNYIKELKQKVDTLRQGVGTSTTPNPSPAQVTVETLERGFLINVLSDKNSPGLLVSILEAFEELGLDVLDARVSCSDTFQLEAVGGENQGQADSIDAHVVKQAVLQAIQNWSQSSEQD; this is encoded by the exons ATGAGTTCCGGAGACCGAAAGAAAGCAGTTCTTTATCATCAATTGCAACAACTTCGGGCTGCCACCAATTCCAATGCG CTGAACAAAGCTTCAATTATTGTTGATGCATCCAATTATATCAAGGAGTTGAAGCAAAAAGTGGACACACTCAGGCAAGGCGTTGGAACTTCGACTACCCCAAATCCATCACCAGCG CAGGTTACAGTGGAAACCTTAGAAAGGGGTTTCCTTATTAATGTGTTGTCGGACAAGAACTCCCCTGGTTTGCTCGTCTCTATTCTCGAAGCCTTTGAGGAGCTGGGCCTCGATGTTCTTGATGCTAGGGTTTCTTGTTCAGACACCTTCCAACTAGAAGCAGTCGGAGGAGAA AACCAGGGGCAAGCGGATAGTATAGATGCTCACGTGGTGAAACAAGCAGTCTTGCAAGCTATTCAGAACTGGAGCCAAAGCAGTGAGCAAGATTGA